Proteins from a genomic interval of Scomber japonicus isolate fScoJap1 chromosome 10, fScoJap1.pri, whole genome shotgun sequence:
- the tent5aa gene encoding terminal nucleotidyltransferase 5A, which yields MSEDDSSSTTSYMSETEGSNVSVLNWEQVQRLDAILTETIPIHGRGNFPTLEMQPRQIVKVVRSRMEEKQIHVRDVRLNGSAASHILHEDSGLGYKDLDLIFCADMKGESDFQTVKDIVLDCLLDFLPDCVNKEKITPLTLKEAYVQKMVKVCNDSDRWSLISLSNNRGKNVELKFVDSLRRQFEFSVDSFQIKLDSLLLFYECSENPMAETFHPTIVGESVYGDFIEALDHLRHKVICTRNPEEIRGGGLLKYCHLLVRGFRAASESEMKSLQRYMCSRFFIDFPDIGEQQRKLESYLQNHFVGLEDRKYDYLMTLHGVVNESTVCLMGHERRQTLGLIAMLAVRVLAEQNVIPNVANVTCYYQPAPYVADGNFSNYYIAQVQPVFACQPPAYSTWLPCN from the exons ATGTCAGAGGACGACAGTAGCTCCACCACCAGCTATATGTCTGAAACAGAAGGCAGCAACGTCAGCGTCCTCAACTGGGAGCAAGTGCAGCGGCTGGACGCCATACTGACGGAGACCATCCCGATCCACGGCCGAGGAAACTTCCCCACGCTGGAGATGCAGCCCCGACAGATCGTTAAAGTGGTGCGGAGTCGGATGGAGGAGAAACAGATCCACGTCCGGGACGTTCGGTTAAACGGCTCCGCAGCCAGCCACATTCTGCATGAGGATAGCGGACTGGGCTATAAGGACCTAGATCTGATATTTTGCGCAGATATGAAAGGTGAAAGCGATTTCCAGACTGTGAAGGACATAGTTTTGGACTGTCTCCTGGATTTTTTACCCGACTGTGTGAATAAAGAGAAAATTACGCCGTTAACGCTAAAG GAAGCCTATGTGCAGAAGATGGTGAAGGTGTGTAACGACTCAGACCGCTGGAGCCTCATCTCCCTCTCCAATAACCGGGGAAAGAATGTGGAGCTGAAGTTTGTGGACTCTCTTCGAAGGCAGTTTGAGTTCAGTGTGGACTCCTTTCAGATCAAACTGGACTCCCTGCTCCTGTTCTACGAGTGCTCAGAGAACCCCATGGCCGAGACCTTCCACCCCACCATCGTGGGTGAGAGTGTGTACGGGGATTTCATTGAGGCCCTGGACCACCTACGTCACAAAGTCATCTGCACCCGGAATCCAGAGGAGATCCGAGGCGGCGGCCTGCTGAAATACTGTCACTTGCTGGTGAGAGGTTTCCGGGCCGCCTCAGAGTCTGAGATGAAGTCCCTGCAGCGCTACATGTGCTCACGTTTCTTCATTGACTTCCCTGATATTGGTGAGCAGCAGCGCAAGCTGGAGTCCTACCTTCAAAACCACTTTGTGGGCCTGGAGGACCGCAAGTATGACTACCTGATGACCCTCCACGGGGTGGTCAACGAGAGCACGGTGTGTCTGATGGGACACGAGAGGCGGCAGACCTTAGGGCTCATCGCCATGCTGGCAGTGCGTGTGCTTGCAGAGCAGAACGTCATCCCCAACGTGGCTAATGTTACTTGTTACTACCAACCTGCTCCTTATGTGGCAGACGGCAACTTCAGTAACTACTACATAGCACAGGTACAGCCGGTGTTTGCTTGCCAGCCGCCTGCATACTCCACCTGGCTGCCTTGTAACTGA